From Macaca mulatta isolate MMU2019108-1 chromosome 1, T2T-MMU8v2.0, whole genome shotgun sequence, the proteins below share one genomic window:
- the TACSTD2 gene encoding tumor-associated calcium signal transducer 2, which produces MARGPGLAPPPLRLPLLLLLLAAVTGHTAAQDNCTCPTNKMTVCSPDGPGGRCQCRALGSGVAVDCSTLTSKCLLLKARMSAPKNARTLVRPNEHALVDNDGLYDPDCDPEGRFKARQCNQTSVCWCVNSVGVRRTDKGDLSLRCDELVRTHHILIDLRHRPTAGAFNHSDLDAELRRLFRERYRLHPKFVAAVHYEQPTIQIELRQNTSQKAAGDVDIGDAAYYFERDVKGESLFQGRGGLDLRVRGEPLQVERTLIYYLDEIPPKFSMKRLTAGLIAVIVVVVVALVAGVAVLVISNRRKSGKYKKVEIKELGELRKEPSL; this is translated from the coding sequence ATGGCTCGGGGCCCCGGCCTCGCGCCGCCACCGCTTCGGctcccactgctgctgctgctgctggcggCGGTGACCGGCCACACTGCCGCACAGGACAACTGCACGTGTCCCACCAACAAGATGACCGTGTGCAGCCCCGACGGCCCCGGTGGCCGCTGCCAGTGCCGCGCGCTGGGCTCAGGCGTGGCGGTCGACTGCTCCACGCTGACCTCCAAGTGTCTGCTGCTCAAGGCGCGCATGAGCGCCCCCAAGAACGCCCGCACGCTGGTGCGGCCGAATGAGCACGCGCTCGTGGACAACGATGGTCTCTACGACCCCGACTGCGACCCAGAGGGCCGCTTCAAGGCGCGCCAGTGCAACCAGACGTCGGTGTGCTGGTGCGTGAACTCGGTGGGCGTGCGGCGCACCGACAAGGGCGACCTGAGCCTGCGCTGCGATGAGCTGGTGCGCACCCACCACATCCTCATTGACCTCCGTCACCGCCCCACCGCCGGCGCCTTCAACCACTCGGACCTGGACGCGGAGCTGAGGCGGCTCTTCCGCGAGCGCTATCGGCTGCACCCCAAGTTTGTGGCGGCCGTGCACTACGAGCAGCCCACCATCCAGATCGAGCTGCGGCAGAACACGTCGCAGAAGGCCGCAGGTGACGTGGACATCGGTGATGCAGCCTACTACTTCGAGAGGGACGTCAAGGGCGAGTCTCTATTCCAGGGCCGCGGCGGCCTGGACTTGCGCGTGCGCGGAGAGCCCCTGCAGGTGGAGCGCACGCTCATCTATTACCTGGACGAGATTCCCCCGAAGTTCTCCATGAAGCGCCTCACCGCCGGCCTCATCGCCGTcatcgtggtggtggtggtggccctCGTCGCCGGCGTGGCCGTCCTGGTGATCAGTAACCGGAGAAAGTCGGGGAAGTACAAGAAGGTGGAGATCAAGGAACTGGGGGAGTTGAGAAAGGAACCGAGTTTGTAG